In Streptomyces sp. NBC_00878, a single window of DNA contains:
- a CDS encoding DUF4233 domain-containing protein, translating into MRTLCASTLIGEFFVIGFAGLVAMKDPDLSMATVWTVSGVAMVFCLLLCGMITRAGGVQLGWALQVALIASGFVVPTMFFLGAVFAALWWASVHFGRKVEEAKERFAAEAGAGAGGNVA; encoded by the coding sequence GTGCGTACGCTCTGTGCTTCGACGCTGATCGGTGAGTTCTTCGTCATCGGTTTCGCGGGGCTTGTCGCGATGAAGGATCCCGATCTGTCCATGGCCACGGTGTGGACGGTGAGCGGGGTCGCGATGGTGTTCTGCCTGCTGCTCTGCGGGATGATCACGCGGGCGGGGGGTGTGCAGCTGGGCTGGGCGCTGCAGGTCGCGCTGATCGCGAGTGGGTTCGTCGTGCCGACGATGTTCTTCCTGGGGGCCGTTTTCGCCGCGCTGTGGTGGGCGTCGGTTCATTTCGGGCGGAAGGTGGAGGAGGCGAAGGAGCGGTTCGCTGCGGAGGCTGGGGCTGGGGCTGGGGGGAATGTGGCGTAG
- a CDS encoding folylpolyglutamate synthase/dihydrofolate synthase family protein translates to MSELPHDSSESDPFDEIVEAETERDPDLAVIEAGSRTLRTRGGQPQADVPGRPADPETDKALREVEVELATRWGETKLEPSVSRISALMDVLGEPQRAYPSIHITGTNGKTSTARMIEALLGAFDLRTGRYTSPHVQSITERISLDGAAIPAERFVETYRDIQPYVEMVDSQQEFRLSFFEVLTGMAYAAFADAPVDVAVVEVGMGGSWDATNVIDGDVAVVTPIDLDHTDRLGTTPGEIAKEKAGIVKQDATVILAQQPVDAAQVLLKKAVEVDATIAREGLEFGVVSRQVAVGGQLLTLRGLGGEYEEVYIPLHGAYQAHNAAVALAAVEAFFGVGSQRPDPLDIGTVRKAFAAVSSPGRLEIVRRSPTVVLDAAHNPAGARATAEGVREVFDFSRLIGVVGASGDKNVRGLLEAFEPIFTEVVVTQNSTPRAMDADSLAALAVEVFGEDRVQVEPRLDDALEAAITLAEEEAEYAGGGVLVTGSVITVGEARLLLGRG, encoded by the coding sequence GTGAGTGAGCTCCCGCACGACAGTAGTGAGTCCGACCCGTTCGACGAGATCGTCGAGGCGGAGACCGAGCGCGATCCCGATCTTGCCGTGATCGAGGCCGGCAGCCGCACCCTGCGTACGCGGGGCGGGCAGCCGCAGGCCGACGTTCCAGGGCGTCCGGCCGATCCCGAGACGGACAAGGCGCTCCGTGAGGTCGAGGTCGAGCTCGCCACGCGCTGGGGCGAGACCAAGCTGGAGCCGTCCGTGAGCCGGATCTCCGCGCTCATGGACGTGCTGGGGGAGCCGCAGCGCGCGTACCCCTCCATCCACATCACGGGGACGAACGGCAAGACGTCGACCGCCCGCATGATCGAGGCCCTCCTCGGCGCCTTCGACCTGCGCACCGGGCGGTACACCTCGCCGCACGTCCAGTCGATCACCGAGCGCATCAGCCTGGACGGCGCCGCGATCCCCGCCGAGCGGTTCGTGGAGACGTACCGGGACATCCAGCCGTACGTCGAGATGGTCGACTCCCAGCAGGAGTTCCGGCTCTCCTTCTTCGAGGTGCTCACGGGCATGGCGTACGCGGCCTTCGCGGACGCGCCCGTCGACGTGGCCGTCGTGGAGGTGGGCATGGGAGGCAGTTGGGACGCGACGAACGTGATCGACGGGGACGTCGCCGTCGTGACCCCGATCGATCTGGACCACACCGACCGGCTCGGTACCACCCCCGGGGAGATCGCCAAGGAGAAGGCCGGGATCGTCAAGCAGGACGCGACGGTGATCCTGGCCCAGCAGCCCGTCGACGCCGCCCAGGTGTTGCTCAAGAAGGCCGTCGAGGTCGATGCCACAATCGCCCGCGAGGGGCTCGAGTTCGGCGTCGTGAGCCGCCAGGTCGCCGTCGGCGGGCAGTTGCTGACTCTCCGGGGGCTGGGCGGGGAGTACGAAGAGGTGTACATCCCGCTGCACGGGGCGTACCAGGCGCACAACGCGGCGGTGGCGCTCGCCGCGGTGGAGGCGTTCTTCGGGGTCGGGTCCCAGCGGCCCGACCCGCTCGACATCGGCACGGTCCGCAAGGCCTTCGCGGCGGTCTCCTCGCCCGGGCGGCTGGAGATCGTGCGGCGGTCGCCGACGGTCGTGCTGGATGCCGCGCACAATCCGGCGGGGGCCCGGGCGACCGCCGAGGGAGTCCGTGAGGTCTTCGACTTCAGCCGGCTGATCGGTGTCGTGGGAGCGAGCGGCGACAAGAACGTACGGGGGCTGCTGGAGGCCTTCGAGCCGATCTTCACCGAGGTCGTCGTGACGCAGAACTCCACCCCTCGGGCGATGGACGCGGACTCGCTCGCCGCGCTCGCCGTCGAGGTGTTCGGGGAGGACCGGGTGCAGGTCGAGCCCCGGCTGGACGACGCGTTGGAGGCCGCGATCACGTTGGCCGAGGAGGAGGCCGAGTATGCGGGCGGTGGTGTCCTGGTGACCGGTTCCGTGATCACTGTGGGCGAGGCCCGGTTGCTGCTGGGGAGGGGCTGA
- a CDS encoding valine--tRNA ligase: MTENAQQQTPANTPELPTQYAPAEVEGKLYERWVERGYFTADAKSEKPPYTIVIPPPNVTGSLHLGHAFQHTLMDALTRRKRMQGYEALWLPGMDHAGIATQNKVEQQLAEEGKSRQDLGREEFVERVWQWKEEYGGKILGQMRRLGDGVDWDRERFTMDEGLSKAVQTIFKKLYDDELIYRAERIINWCPRCLTAISDIEVEYQEDDGELVSIKYGEGDETLVVATTRAETMLGDTAVAVHPDDERYRHLIGKRIKLPLTDRAIPVVADTHVDPEFGTGAVKVTPAHDPNDFAIGQRHGLESITVMDERAVITVHGPFEGLDRFEARSAIVGALRSQGRIVAEKRPYVHSVGHCSRCKTTVEPRLSMQWWVKVGPLAQAAGDAVRDGRVAIHPADMSKRYFDWVDNMHDWCISRQLWWGHRIPVWYGPEGQTVCVGADEEPPGTEAEGWKQDTDVLDTWFSSGLWPFSTLGWPEQTPDLEKFYSTDVLLTGHDIIFFWVARMMMFGLYAMDGEVPFKTIALTGLVRDERGKKMSKSFGNVVDPLDWMDAYGSDAVRFTLARGANPGTDVPIGEDWVQASRNFANKIWNATRFALMNGATVEGPLPDPSEMSATDRWILSRLNKSVAEVDAFYEDFQFAKLSDALYHFAWDEVFDWYVELSKTTFMAGGAAADVSKRVLGEVLDVTLRLLHPVVPFVTETLWTTLTGGESVVIADWPKDSGFRDVGAEREIETLQQVITEVRRFRADQGLQPGQRVPARLTLDGTAFAPHEAAIRQLLRLQPEGDAFAATATLPVAGAQVALDLSGTIDVVAERKRLAKDLAAAEKEKAQANGKLGNEAFLAKAPDHVVDKIRGRLAKADEDIARIQAQLEGLPAA, from the coding sequence GGGGTACGAGGCGCTGTGGCTGCCGGGCATGGACCACGCCGGTATCGCCACGCAGAACAAGGTCGAGCAGCAGCTCGCCGAGGAGGGCAAGTCGCGGCAGGACCTCGGGCGCGAGGAGTTCGTCGAGCGCGTCTGGCAGTGGAAGGAAGAGTACGGCGGCAAGATCCTCGGGCAGATGCGCCGGCTTGGGGACGGTGTGGACTGGGACCGTGAGCGGTTCACCATGGACGAGGGGCTGTCCAAGGCCGTCCAGACCATCTTCAAGAAGCTGTACGACGACGAGCTGATCTACCGCGCCGAGCGCATCATCAACTGGTGTCCCCGCTGTCTGACGGCCATTTCGGACATTGAGGTCGAGTACCAGGAGGATGACGGCGAGCTCGTCTCCATCAAGTACGGCGAGGGTGATGAGACGCTCGTCGTCGCCACCACCCGCGCCGAGACGATGCTCGGTGACACCGCCGTCGCCGTTCACCCCGACGACGAGCGCTACCGCCACCTCATCGGCAAGCGCATCAAGCTGCCGCTGACCGACCGCGCCATCCCCGTCGTCGCGGACACGCACGTCGACCCCGAGTTCGGCACGGGTGCCGTCAAGGTCACCCCCGCCCACGACCCGAACGACTTCGCGATCGGCCAGCGCCACGGCCTGGAGTCGATCACGGTCATGGACGAGCGGGCGGTCATCACCGTCCACGGCCCCTTCGAGGGCCTCGACCGCTTCGAGGCCCGCTCCGCCATCGTCGGCGCGCTGCGCTCGCAGGGCCGGATCGTCGCCGAGAAGCGTCCGTACGTCCACAGCGTCGGGCACTGCTCGCGCTGCAAGACCACCGTCGAGCCGCGGCTGTCCATGCAGTGGTGGGTCAAGGTCGGCCCACTGGCCCAGGCCGCCGGTGACGCCGTCCGGGACGGCCGCGTCGCGATCCACCCCGCCGACATGTCGAAGCGTTACTTCGACTGGGTCGACAACATGCACGACTGGTGCATCTCACGCCAGTTGTGGTGGGGGCACCGGATCCCGGTCTGGTACGGCCCCGAGGGCCAGACGGTCTGCGTCGGCGCCGACGAGGAGCCGCCCGGCACCGAGGCCGAGGGCTGGAAGCAGGACACCGACGTCCTCGACACCTGGTTCTCGTCCGGCCTGTGGCCGTTCTCCACGCTCGGCTGGCCCGAACAGACCCCGGACCTGGAGAAGTTCTACTCGACGGACGTCCTGCTCACCGGCCACGACATCATCTTCTTCTGGGTCGCCCGGATGATGATGTTCGGTCTGTACGCGATGGACGGCGAGGTCCCCTTCAAGACCATCGCCCTCACCGGTCTGGTCCGCGACGAGCGCGGCAAGAAGATGTCGAAGTCGTTCGGCAACGTCGTCGACCCGCTCGACTGGATGGACGCGTACGGCTCCGACGCCGTCCGCTTCACCCTGGCCCGCGGCGCCAACCCCGGTACGGACGTGCCGATCGGCGAGGACTGGGTCCAGGCGTCCCGGAACTTCGCCAACAAGATCTGGAACGCCACGCGGTTCGCGCTGATGAACGGCGCGACGGTCGAGGGCCCGCTCCCGGACCCGTCCGAGATGTCGGCGACGGACCGGTGGATCCTCTCCCGGCTCAACAAGAGCGTCGCGGAAGTCGACGCGTTCTACGAGGACTTCCAGTTCGCGAAGCTCTCCGACGCGCTGTACCACTTCGCCTGGGACGAGGTCTTCGACTGGTACGTCGAGCTGTCGAAGACGACGTTCATGGCGGGCGGTGCCGCCGCCGACGTCAGCAAGCGGGTCCTCGGCGAGGTCCTGGACGTCACGTTGCGGCTGCTGCACCCGGTCGTCCCGTTCGTCACGGAGACGCTCTGGACCACCCTCACCGGTGGCGAGTCGGTCGTGATCGCGGACTGGCCGAAGGACAGTGGCTTCCGTGACGTCGGTGCCGAGCGCGAGATCGAGACGCTTCAGCAGGTCATCACGGAGGTCCGCCGCTTCCGTGCCGACCAGGGCTTGCAGCCCGGCCAGCGGGTCCCGGCCCGGCTGACCCTCGACGGGACCGCCTTCGCCCCGCACGAGGCGGCCATCCGTCAGCTGCTGCGGCTCCAGCCGGAGGGCGACGCCTTCGCGGCCACGGCGACCCTGCCGGTCGCGGGTGCTCAGGTCGCGCTCGACCTCTCCGGCACGATCGACGTGGTGGCCGAGCGGAAGCGGCTTGCCAAGGACTTGGCCGCCGCCGAGAAGGAGAAGGCGCAGGCGAACGGCAAGCTCGGCAACGAGGCGTTCCTCGCGAAGGCGCCGGATCATGTCGTGGACAAGATCCGGGGGCGGCTTGCCAAGGCCGACGAGGACATCGCTCGTATCCAGGCTCAGCTGGAGGGGTTGCCCGCGGCGTAG